DNA sequence from the Nitrospirae bacterium YQR-1 genome:
AAAGGATATGTTCTTATGCTCAAGCATTGTCATGTTTTGTACAACCAGTTCGTTGAAAAGTTCGCTTACGGAATTGTATGTTATATTGAGGGAATACATGGACTTGTCCAGTCTGTAGAGGGACAGAAGCTGTATAAGATTATTGTTTACACGTTTTGCTTCGTAATGAAGGTGTGTCAGTTGTACGGCTTCAGGAACCTCAATTTCCTTAAAATAGTCCACCACCTCATCAAGATAATTTAGAAGCATACTAAGAGAGTTCTTCATATCATGCACTGCTGAGGCAAGGATTGTTGCAAAGTCTATACTTCTTTCTTCTGTTTTCATAATCACCTACACTTCCACAAGTTTTCTGTACACGGCAACAAGTTCCTGATACTTTTTATAAGAGGGATCAACTTTTCTTATCTGGTCGAGATACCGCTGTACCTGGTTTATATGTTTATCTGTCTTTCCAAACTTCTGCATATACATCAATATGGCTTGAGCGGCATTAGCATTGATGATTTTATTCTCAGGGAGACCGGTGGCTGCCTTTTCAAAAAAGTCTATCGCCTCGTTCAACTTTCCTGATTTAACCAGCATAACCCCGTCATTATTTACCTTAATAATTTCCCGCTTCGTAGCGGCAATCATTTTTTCACCCTCTGTCTGCATATCCGCATTAGTGTATATTTCCTGAGCTTTCTTTAGAATTTTTTCGTTATCATGGTTATTTCTTACAACTTCCTGCATCACCTGATTAGCCTTGTCGGTTTCGCCCAGTTTAAAGAAAGAACCTGCTATATCAAGGGACGCTTCCGATGTTATTGAACCCTTCATACCGTTATAGAGAGAAGTAGCCTCATCTATGGCAGCCTTTACTTCAGCTTCATTACCGAGATCTTTATGCGCAATCCCCAGCATTAAACTTGCCTGAAGACTCGATTCACGGTCTGCCGTAAACATTGTTTTTGTCTCCTGAAGAACCTTAAGTGCCTTTTCAGGAGTCTTCTTATCTATCATTACCTGTGCCAAACCGGTGTAATCCTTAGCACTTTTAAAACATGAATTTTTACCAAGATCTACGGCTTGCTTAAATGAATTCTCGGCAGTGTTGAGGTCTTTGTTCTTATACGCTATATCGGCAAGTGCCTTCTGTCTAAGGATTGCCTTTGGAGACAACTCAAGTGCAAGCATCAACATGCGTTGCGCCTCTTTCAAATCACCAAGCTCCTCCAGAACTTTTGCCAGCCAGTCGTAGGCCTCCACAAAGGATCTGTTGTCGTCTATGATTTCAAGAAATGTTTCCTTAGCTTCCATATATTTAGAGTTGTAGTATAAGGCTTTGCCCAGCCCCAGCAGCGCCCACGGCAGCCTTCTTATGTTTACTATCTGACTATATATTGATTCAGCCTCTGAATACTGTCCTACGGTTATAGAGAGTTCGGCTTTTAATTTTAGTAATTCATACATGTTTTTGGGCTTG
Encoded proteins:
- a CDS encoding response regulator, whose amino-acid sequence is MIKLILANKKCLLVDDFSEFRYSVKKMLQSLGATDVDDTGDGDEAIDKIALKGYDLILCDYNLGENKRDGQQILEEAKHKEILKYSAIFIMITAENTMRMVMGAMEYKPDDYLTKPFTKEGLLGRLEKIMEKKKDFETIDKALARKDYHSALRLCNEKIQSKPKNMYELLKLKAELSITVGQYSEAESIYSQIVNIRRLPWALLGLGKALYYNSKYMEAKETFLEIIDDNRSFVEAYDWLAKVLEELGDLKEAQRMLMLALELSPKAILRQKALADIAYKNKDLNTAENSFKQAVDLGKNSCFKSAKDYTGLAQVMIDKKTPEKALKVLQETKTMFTADRESSLQASLMLGIAHKDLGNEAEVKAAIDEATSLYNGMKGSITSEASLDIAGSFFKLGETDKANQVMQEVVRNNHDNEKILKKAQEIYTNADMQTEGEKMIAATKREIIKVNNDGVMLVKSGKLNEAIDFFEKAATGLPENKIINANAAQAILMYMQKFGKTDKHINQVQRYLDQIRKVDPSYKKYQELVAVYRKLVEV